One Sulfolobus sp. S-194 DNA segment encodes these proteins:
- a CDS encoding S41 family peptidase, which produces MKGYYLHPDIRGNLIAFTSDDDVWLMTLDDMKPIRETSGQGVAIRPKISLDGKKVAYTVIWLRKGKGGGDIFITGNGETKRVTFFSSMNTRVLGWLSDEEILVLTDFHTPFPQWSETYKININDGTMEKMPFGPVSNIAISGDIIIIARGYQDLPFWKGYKGGTKGEFWISYDKGNTFNKFLSLDGIVSWPMIIRDRVYFLSDYEGISNLYSVNLEGKDLRKHTNFTEYYCRNASSDGRRIVFQNGGDIYLYDPEKQELNLLDINLPTDRKKKQGKFVEVLDYTTEAVANDKYLSLISRGKVFLMRPWDGPVVQLGEKQGVRYKQIQLLPNGDAIVVDANDDKLAFLGKDGSIKKLNADLGRIERIKVSPDGKKILISNNRLELWLYEVDTANLKLIDKSEYNVIYQMDWHPDSEWFAYTFPESYSTQSIKLAHISGKVIRITSPYGYDFSPSFDPDGRYLYFLSARHLDPTNDKVIFNLSFQRVVKPYLVVLSNTYSPFNQSLEETANDKKVEIEGIEDRVVIFPVDEDYYIRIEGAKNNKVFLFSLPIKGSRYPGELFGKLEIFDLDNKTKELYVDNVKSFSLTTDKGKILILFKDSIRLLDVNIKPDLNATGKKGGIVDLSRVKVYVEPEKEWKQILREAWKLMQQNYWKADGLKDWESVLLKYERLINRISTRYELSDLIQEMQGETKTSHSYEMPYDYDTAEPLPIGGLGADFEYDKENKCYRITRIYVGDPTNENERSPLRDAGVQLNSGDCIKAVDSEEVKNNIISYLVNKDQVVLDIITKNGKAKRVTVKLLKDERFLIYRYWVEKNREYVHEKSKGRLGYIHIPDMMYQGFAEFYRLFMSEFHREGLVVDVRFNRGGFISGLILEKLLLKRMGYMVRRNGKELPHPFFSSPGVIVAITNQYTGSDGDIFSYLFRKYKLGILIGRRTWGGVIGIDVRDKLVDNSAVSQPEFALHFHDIGLKIENYGVDPDIEVDIKPEDYANGRDPQLDTAIGLALKQLEEKS; this is translated from the coding sequence ATGAAAGGCTATTATTTACACCCAGACATAAGGGGAAATCTGATAGCCTTTACTTCAGATGATGACGTTTGGTTAATGACATTAGACGATATGAAACCAATAAGGGAGACTAGCGGACAAGGAGTTGCGATAAGACCTAAAATAAGTCTAGACGGAAAGAAAGTCGCATATACCGTAATTTGGCTAAGAAAAGGTAAAGGTGGTGGAGACATATTTATAACAGGGAACGGTGAAACTAAAAGAGTTACATTTTTCAGCAGTATGAATACTAGAGTTTTAGGCTGGTTATCAGATGAGGAAATACTAGTTTTAACTGATTTCCATACGCCTTTCCCACAGTGGAGTGAGACATATAAAATAAACATAAATGATGGAACAATGGAAAAAATGCCCTTTGGTCCCGTTTCTAATATTGCAATATCTGGAGACATTATAATTATAGCTAGAGGTTATCAAGACCTACCATTCTGGAAGGGTTATAAGGGAGGGACTAAGGGTGAATTTTGGATATCTTATGATAAAGGAAACACGTTCAATAAATTCCTCAGTCTAGACGGGATAGTAAGCTGGCCTATGATAATTAGGGACAGAGTTTATTTCCTTTCAGATTATGAGGGAATCTCAAACCTATACTCTGTTAATCTGGAGGGAAAGGACTTAAGAAAACACACAAACTTTACTGAATATTACTGCAGAAATGCAAGCAGTGATGGAAGAAGGATAGTGTTTCAAAACGGCGGGGATATCTATTTATACGATCCGGAGAAACAAGAATTAAATCTCCTTGATATCAATCTCCCTACAGATAGAAAGAAGAAGCAAGGAAAGTTCGTTGAAGTCCTTGATTATACTACTGAAGCTGTTGCAAACGATAAGTACCTTAGTTTAATAAGCAGAGGTAAAGTGTTTTTGATGAGGCCTTGGGATGGCCCAGTAGTACAGCTTGGAGAAAAACAAGGAGTGAGATATAAGCAAATACAGTTACTTCCTAACGGTGATGCAATAGTTGTTGATGCTAATGATGACAAACTAGCTTTTCTAGGTAAAGATGGTTCGATCAAAAAATTAAATGCAGACCTTGGGAGAATTGAAAGAATCAAAGTATCCCCAGATGGAAAGAAGATACTTATTTCGAACAATAGGCTAGAACTCTGGCTTTACGAGGTTGATACTGCAAACCTAAAATTAATTGACAAGAGTGAATACAATGTAATATACCAGATGGACTGGCATCCAGATAGTGAGTGGTTTGCCTATACTTTTCCAGAAAGTTATAGTACTCAGTCTATTAAATTAGCTCATATCTCTGGTAAAGTAATAAGAATAACGAGCCCTTACGGTTATGATTTTTCACCCTCTTTCGATCCTGATGGAAGATACTTATATTTCTTATCAGCAAGACATCTCGACCCAACTAACGATAAGGTAATATTTAATTTAAGTTTCCAGAGGGTTGTTAAGCCATACCTAGTAGTTCTCTCTAATACTTACTCACCGTTTAACCAATCATTAGAAGAAACTGCAAATGATAAAAAAGTCGAGATCGAAGGTATTGAAGACAGAGTAGTTATCTTCCCTGTTGATGAGGACTACTATATAAGAATTGAAGGGGCAAAGAACAATAAAGTATTTCTCTTTTCGCTTCCCATTAAGGGGTCTAGGTATCCAGGAGAACTCTTCGGCAAACTTGAAATCTTCGATCTTGATAATAAGACAAAAGAACTATATGTAGATAATGTAAAGAGTTTTTCATTAACCACTGATAAAGGGAAAATTCTGATACTATTTAAAGATTCCATAAGACTCTTGGATGTAAACATTAAACCTGATTTAAACGCCACGGGTAAGAAAGGAGGAATAGTTGACCTCTCAAGGGTTAAAGTATATGTCGAGCCGGAAAAAGAATGGAAACAAATTCTCAGAGAAGCGTGGAAACTTATGCAACAAAACTATTGGAAAGCAGACGGGCTTAAGGACTGGGAATCAGTACTTTTAAAATATGAGAGGTTAATTAACAGAATAAGCACTCGCTATGAGCTCTCAGACTTAATTCAGGAAATGCAAGGTGAGACAAAAACTTCCCACTCTTATGAGATGCCATATGACTATGATACTGCAGAACCTCTACCAATTGGTGGACTAGGGGCTGATTTTGAATACGATAAAGAAAATAAATGCTATAGGATTACTAGGATTTACGTAGGTGATCCAACAAATGAAAATGAGAGAAGTCCTCTAAGAGATGCGGGAGTTCAGCTTAACTCTGGAGATTGCATAAAGGCTGTTGACAGTGAAGAAGTAAAGAATAATATTATCTCCTACCTAGTTAATAAGGATCAAGTTGTACTAGATATTATTACGAAGAATGGAAAGGCTAAACGTGTTACTGTAAAGTTATTAAAAGATGAAAGGTTCTTAATATATAGGTATTGGGTTGAGAAGAATAGGGAATATGTTCACGAGAAGAGCAAGGGTAGATTAGGATATATTCACATACCAGATATGATGTATCAAGGATTCGCTGAGTTTTACAGACTTTTCATGTCTGAATTCCACAGAGAAGGGCTAGTAGTTGACGTTAGGTTTAACAGAGGCGGTTTCATCTCCGGTTTGATTTTAGAGAAACTTCTTCTCAAAAGGATGGGCTATATGGTGAGGAGAAACGGGAAAGAACTACCTCACCCTTTCTTCTCTTCCCCAGGTGTTATTGTTGCAATAACTAATCAATATACAGGCTCTGACGGTGATATATTCTCCTATTTATTTAGAAAGTACAAGCTAGGAATATTGATAGGAAGAAGGACCTGGGGTGGAGTTATAGGAATTGACGTCAGAGACAAATTGGTCGATAATTCTGCAGTATCTCAACCCGAGTTTGCATTGCATTTTCACGATATAGGATTAAAAATAGAGAATTATGGTGTAGATCCGG